In Mycoplasmopsis cynos, the following are encoded in one genomic region:
- a CDS encoding exo-alpha-sialidase — translation MFNTKSLIFNQSKSSVKLYDNNYVLMNLAIENNLNIPTQKLLNEVLKENYLPEQKEKIIDLLLDLVNKNYKSVLESNKINLADKELVIKLSNSEDKKFLEKDVYYFILNSKTTQQQNQTNDPEAILLSNKDKSIQFTITKDPFISANKLGKAIQNNKFDIKRLSSETLFGHNEDGANTYRIPGIIKLKNGTLIANADKRYDNLKDSGQNITQAIKFSYDNGRTWTKPKEILKVQIPSLNNQGLVIDGVMQEIEYLDTSTNTKKTKLLFLVDLFPAKFGINNLKPGNPWVTIDNKNYLKLWTRNNSKLEGNSLLERVVGTQNWYRRVTLKNGKNFNNVTSSDLAPTNDYVDLNYHTETNTITGIVYNNIQSKSELIKPQLLESKKSNYSVLDNGENSKYLIGVNDYIVSIESYDDGQTWTGLNWIYDDSFSKLYKDSKFIGTAVGNPIQLKHQKDSKLNGRIIVPVYGYYGTTSYYIYSDDFGRKWNVWYDAPKNPGNLTESSMIEANDGTIYWLRRNTKGGNHLISISTDGGNTWINPDENDREKNQKKNQFAKNSNTKKNNHGNVFSGIGYFNLKEKDYFIFSTPKKQRRDGSLYIADKTFNDVVEVFDYDFSNKNQEEHFVYSYALTIGQTDEYVDVVVVYESSSKTKIPDNKQPHDSGRTLAEEIQVDRFRIWLKDQK, via the coding sequence ATGTTTAACACTAAGTCATTAATTTTTAATCAATCTAAGTCTTCAGTAAAATTATATGATAACAATTATGTTTTAATGAATCTAGCAATTGAAAATAATCTTAATATTCCAACACAAAAATTATTAAACGAGGTACTTAAAGAAAATTATTTACCTGAACAAAAAGAAAAAATTATTGATTTATTATTAGATTTAGTAAATAAAAACTATAAAAGCGTACTTGAATCAAATAAAATTAATTTAGCTGACAAAGAATTAGTTATTAAATTATCAAATAGCGAAGATAAAAAATTTCTTGAAAAAGATGTATATTATTTCATCTTAAATAGCAAAACTACCCAGCAACAAAATCAAACAAATGATCCTGAAGCTATTTTATTAAGTAATAAGGATAAAAGCATTCAATTCACTATTACAAAAGATCCATTTATAAGTGCTAACAAACTAGGAAAAGCAATTCAAAATAACAAATTTGATATAAAACGTTTATCAAGTGAAACATTATTTGGACATAATGAAGACGGAGCTAATACTTATCGTATTCCTGGAATAATTAAACTTAAAAACGGAACGTTGATTGCTAATGCTGATAAACGTTATGATAACCTAAAAGATTCAGGCCAAAACATAACACAAGCTATTAAATTTTCATATGATAATGGTAGAACATGAACTAAACCAAAAGAAATATTAAAAGTACAAATACCTAGCTTAAATAATCAAGGTCTTGTAATTGACGGAGTAATGCAGGAAATTGAATATCTTGATACAAGTACTAATACCAAAAAAACAAAGTTATTATTCTTAGTAGATTTATTTCCGGCTAAATTTGGAATTAATAATCTAAAACCAGGGAATCCGTGAGTTACAATTGACAATAAAAATTATCTTAAATTGTGAACAAGAAACAATAGCAAATTGGAGGGCAATTCACTATTAGAAAGAGTTGTAGGAACTCAAAATTGATATAGACGCGTAACTCTTAAAAATGGCAAAAACTTTAATAATGTTACTTCATCTGATCTAGCTCCAACTAATGATTATGTTGATTTAAACTATCATACTGAGACTAATACAATAACCGGTATTGTTTATAATAATATTCAATCTAAATCCGAATTAATAAAACCGCAATTATTAGAGTCTAAAAAGTCTAATTATAGTGTTTTAGATAATGGCGAAAATTCAAAATATTTAATTGGAGTTAATGATTATATAGTATCTATTGAAAGTTATGATGATGGGCAAACTTGAACAGGTTTAAACTGGATTTATGATGATTCATTTTCTAAATTATATAAGGACTCGAAATTTATTGGAACAGCAGTAGGAAACCCAATTCAATTAAAACATCAAAAAGATTCTAAATTAAATGGAAGAATAATTGTTCCTGTATATGGATATTATGGTACAACATCATATTATATTTATAGCGATGATTTTGGAAGAAAATGAAATGTATGATATGATGCTCCAAAAAACCCCGGAAATCTAACAGAATCATCTATGATTGAAGCAAATGATGGGACTATTTATTGACTTAGAAGAAACACAAAAGGTGGTAATCATTTAATTTCGATAAGTACAGATGGCGGCAACACTTGAATAAACCCAGATGAAAATGATAGAGAGAAGAACCAAAAGAAGAATCAATTTGCTAAAAATAGTAATACAAAAAAGAACAATCACGGAAACGTTTTTTCTGGTATAGGATATTTTAATTTAAAAGAGAAAGACTATTTTATTTTTTCAACTCCAAAAAAACAAAGAAGAGATGGTTCATTATATATTGCTGATAAAACATTTAATGACGTTGTAGAAGTATTTGATTATGATTTTAGTAATAAAAATCAAGAAGAACATTTTGTTTATAGTTACGCATTAACAATTGGGCAAACTGATGAATATGTCGACGTTGTAGTGGTATATGAGTCATCATCAAAAACAAAAATCCCAGATAATAAGCAACCCCACGATAGTGGTAGAACTTTGGCTGAAGAAATTCAAGTTGATAGATTCCGTATTTGATTAAAAGACCAAAAATAA